From Microbacterium invictum, the proteins below share one genomic window:
- the pflA gene encoding pyruvate formate-lyase-activating protein: MPATLIRVPTEADASTGTALPGGAAPLPDDATRLDLPVQARRVGAGVDGLTVEDLDRHERLAAMRDGRLGSVHSWELVTAVDGPGTRLTTFVNGCPLRCLYCHNPDTFAMKDGQLVMADEILSRVRRYLGVFRATGGGITLSGGEVLMQPAFAARILRGAKELGVHTALDTSGYLGAHATDAMLDDTDLVLLDVKSGDPDTYQRVTGRELAPTLAFGRRLATMSHGPEVWIRFVLVPGLTDDVDDVERVAAYAASLNEIRTGTVTRVEVLPFHQMGRDKWDALGLRYELAGTPAPPAALVDRVRDQFRVHGLMTY; this comes from the coding sequence ATGCCTGCGACCCTGATCCGCGTCCCCACCGAGGCCGACGCGTCGACCGGCACGGCGCTGCCCGGCGGTGCAGCACCGCTGCCCGACGACGCGACGCGTCTGGACCTGCCCGTCCAGGCGCGCCGCGTCGGCGCCGGCGTCGACGGACTGACGGTCGAAGACCTCGACCGTCATGAGCGACTCGCGGCCATGCGCGACGGCCGTCTCGGCTCGGTGCACTCCTGGGAACTGGTGACCGCGGTCGACGGCCCCGGCACGCGGCTCACGACGTTCGTGAACGGCTGCCCGCTGCGCTGCCTGTACTGCCACAACCCCGACACCTTCGCGATGAAGGACGGGCAGCTGGTCATGGCCGATGAGATCCTGTCGCGGGTCCGGAGGTATCTGGGAGTTTTCCGGGCCACCGGCGGGGGCATCACCCTGTCGGGCGGCGAGGTGCTCATGCAGCCCGCCTTCGCCGCTCGCATCCTCCGCGGGGCGAAGGAACTCGGCGTCCACACGGCACTCGACACGTCCGGGTACCTCGGCGCGCACGCAACCGATGCGATGCTCGACGACACCGACCTCGTGCTCCTCGACGTCAAGAGTGGCGACCCCGACACCTACCAGCGTGTCACCGGCCGTGAGCTCGCCCCCACCCTCGCGTTCGGCCGCCGCCTGGCCACCATGTCCCACGGACCCGAGGTGTGGATCCGGTTCGTCCTGGTTCCGGGTCTCACCGACGACGTCGACGACGTCGAGCGGGTCGCCGCGTACGCCGCATCGCTGAACGAGATCCGCACCGGCACGGTCACCCGCGTCGAGGTGCTGCCCTTCCACCAGATGGGCCGAGACAAGTGGGACGCACTCGGCCTGCGGTACGAACTGGCCGGCACGCCGGCACCACCGGCAGCGCTGGTGGACCGCGTGCGCGACCAGTTCCGCGTGCACGGTCTCATGACGTATTGA
- a CDS encoding glycosyltransferase family 2 protein: MSIVVPVFDPGPWIRPLLDSFDAQTLPHEDMEVLLVDDGSTDGTERLLDRWTADRAWARVIHQPPSGWPSRPRNTGLSQARGEYVYLVDHDDWLAPDALQQLRDFARGTGPDVVVGRMAGMGRKVPKVLFRSTVTDAHSPAQPLQDSMTTHALFRREFLDEIGLRFDEELRRLEDHLFMAHAYTEARQVAVYGDSTVYIHAERDDGEGAGYRRYRANEYYPALRRCIDTMVEALPAGPERDAYLTRWIRIELVGRLQSDAVRWLPRDERDAFFANVQQVLAEHVPADAAASLSPAWRWPGALARTVSADEFYRAEDAMTTALRAQVADRPGSAVLRDVLSQAALERAITALGEDEPLPAGRAASDTRQASRRRLRLRAMGLVSRFPGGGLHRVMVTWGRTPRLLARRVAAVGTVIAPVVAAVLVGLPVWSLIVTAAGLALTTWLALRSLRGWPTAARQALALLPGVVAVVAAPAGGTVAATVVAGTAIVAALFIDARWRRTDVRAHASRTGGPFARLGWIALTAAGVSALVLAADAWALLA, encoded by the coding sequence GTGTCCATCGTTGTTCCTGTCTTCGATCCCGGTCCGTGGATCCGGCCGCTGCTGGATTCGTTCGACGCGCAGACGCTGCCGCATGAGGACATGGAGGTGCTGCTCGTCGACGACGGCAGCACCGACGGCACCGAGCGCCTGCTCGACCGGTGGACGGCCGACCGTGCATGGGCCCGGGTGATCCACCAGCCGCCGTCGGGATGGCCGAGCCGCCCACGCAACACCGGGCTCTCGCAGGCGCGCGGCGAGTACGTGTACCTCGTCGACCACGACGACTGGCTCGCCCCCGACGCCCTCCAGCAGCTTCGCGACTTCGCCCGCGGGACCGGCCCCGACGTCGTCGTCGGCCGCATGGCCGGAATGGGTCGCAAGGTGCCCAAGGTGCTCTTCCGCAGCACCGTCACCGACGCCCACTCCCCCGCCCAGCCGCTGCAGGACAGCATGACCACCCATGCGCTGTTCCGCCGCGAGTTCCTCGACGAGATCGGTCTGCGCTTCGACGAGGAGCTCCGGCGTCTCGAGGACCACCTGTTCATGGCGCACGCCTACACCGAGGCGCGGCAGGTCGCCGTGTACGGTGACTCGACCGTATACATCCACGCCGAGCGCGACGACGGTGAAGGTGCCGGCTACCGGCGGTATCGGGCGAACGAGTACTACCCGGCGCTGCGCCGGTGCATCGACACGATGGTCGAGGCTCTGCCGGCGGGACCGGAGCGCGATGCCTACCTGACCCGATGGATCAGGATCGAGCTCGTCGGGCGTCTGCAGTCGGATGCCGTGCGCTGGCTGCCGCGCGATGAGCGCGACGCGTTCTTCGCCAACGTGCAGCAGGTGCTCGCCGAGCACGTTCCCGCCGATGCCGCCGCGTCGCTGTCGCCGGCGTGGCGCTGGCCGGGCGCACTGGCGCGCACCGTGAGCGCAGACGAGTTCTACCGCGCCGAAGACGCGATGACGACGGCGCTGCGAGCGCAGGTGGCCGATCGGCCGGGCAGCGCCGTGCTGAGGGACGTGCTGTCGCAGGCCGCACTGGAGCGGGCGATCACCGCGCTGGGCGAGGACGAACCCCTGCCGGCCGGCCGGGCCGCGTCCGATACGCGCCAGGCGTCACGGCGGCGACTGCGGCTGCGCGCGATGGGCCTGGTCAGCCGCTTTCCCGGGGGCGGGCTGCACCGGGTGATGGTCACCTGGGGCCGCACCCCACGACTGCTCGCCCGACGGGTCGCTGCCGTCGGCACCGTCATCGCGCCCGTGGTCGCAGCCGTGCTCGTGGGCCTGCCGGTCTGGTCGCTCATCGTCACGGCGGCGGGGCTGGCGCTGACCACCTGGCTCGCGCTGCGCTCACTGCGCGGGTGGCCCACCGCCGCGCGCCAGGCGCTCGCACTCCTGCCCGGTGTGGTCGCCGTCGTGGCGGCTCCCGCCGGCGGCACAGTGGCCGCCACCGTCGTGGCCGGAACCGCGATCGTCGCCGCACTGTTCATCGACGCCCGGTGGCGCCGTACCGACGTCCGCGCGCACGCGTCGCGGACGGGTGGGCCGTTCGCCCGGCTCGGCTGGATCGCCCTCACCGCCGCCGGCGTGAGCGCGCTGGTCCTGGCTGCCGACGCGTGGGCGCTGCTGGCCTGA
- the dxr gene encoding 1-deoxy-D-xylulose-5-phosphate reductoisomerase, with amino-acid sequence MRRVLILGSTGSIGTQALDVIRERRDRFEVVGLAAGSNRTQLDAQAAEFGVAHTALGADDAEQLVRDVAADVVLNGITGSVGLGPTLAALETGSTLALANKESLIVGGDLVTALAAPGQIVPVDSEHSALAQALRSGTPEEVRRLVLTASGGPFRGRTRESLADVTPAEALAHPTWDMGRVVTTNSATLVNKGLEVIEAHLLFGVPYDQIDVAVHPQSIVHSMVEFIDGSTIAQASPPDMRLPISLGLDWPHRVAGVGRPLDWTTASSWTFEPLDDAAFPAVGLAKQVGRAGGTYPAVFNAANEQAVDAFHEGRLDFLGILDTVQRVVDRHDAPSALDRAALAEAERWARDAADRTIASR; translated from the coding sequence ATGCGTCGCGTCCTGATCCTCGGCTCCACCGGGTCGATCGGAACGCAGGCGCTGGACGTCATCCGCGAGCGCCGCGACCGGTTCGAGGTCGTGGGCCTCGCCGCAGGCAGCAACCGCACGCAGCTCGACGCGCAGGCCGCCGAGTTCGGGGTCGCGCACACCGCGCTCGGTGCCGATGACGCCGAACAGCTCGTGCGCGATGTGGCTGCCGACGTCGTGCTCAACGGCATCACCGGTTCGGTCGGGCTCGGTCCCACGCTCGCGGCGCTCGAGACCGGCAGCACCCTGGCGCTGGCGAACAAGGAGTCGCTCATCGTCGGCGGCGACCTCGTGACCGCGCTCGCCGCCCCGGGCCAGATCGTGCCCGTCGACTCGGAGCATTCCGCGCTTGCACAGGCGCTGCGCTCGGGCACGCCCGAAGAGGTGCGCAGGCTGGTGCTCACGGCATCCGGAGGCCCGTTCCGCGGTCGCACCCGCGAGTCGCTCGCCGATGTCACCCCCGCCGAGGCGCTCGCTCACCCGACCTGGGACATGGGCCGGGTCGTCACGACCAACTCGGCGACGCTGGTCAACAAGGGGCTCGAGGTGATCGAGGCCCACCTGCTCTTCGGCGTCCCGTATGACCAGATCGACGTCGCGGTGCACCCGCAGTCGATCGTGCACTCGATGGTCGAGTTCATCGACGGGTCGACGATCGCCCAGGCGTCGCCGCCCGACATGCGGCTGCCGATCTCGCTCGGTCTCGACTGGCCGCACCGCGTCGCCGGCGTCGGGCGTCCGCTCGACTGGACCACCGCGTCGTCCTGGACCTTCGAGCCCCTCGACGACGCCGCCTTCCCCGCCGTGGGCCTCGCGAAGCAGGTCGGTCGCGCGGGCGGCACGTATCCCGCCGTGTTCAACGCCGCGAACGAGCAGGCCGTCGACGCGTTCCACGAGGGGCGTCTCGACTTCCTCGGCATCCTCGATACGGTGCAGCGCGTCGTGGACCGGCACGATGCGCCGTCGGCGCTGGATCGCGCCGCGCTCGCCGAGGCGGAGCGATGGGCCCGGGATGCCGCGGACCGCACGATCGCCTCACGCTGA
- a CDS encoding FKBP-type peptidyl-prolyl cis-trans isomerase, translating to MRLRPIAALSTVAIAMLLLAGCGSTAEPDASETPSASDDLCAALPDPGEASDSVTVEGDPGTPSTATFTAPLEFTEPQVTIVAEGEGDPVESGDFISYAFTAYSAETGDEIITIGYEPGEVMPSQVSAESPLGQILGCPAPGQRVVAALPASETADAEIYVFDVLSTVPTVATGEPQELSEGMPEVTVAEDGAPSVTIGDTGTPDETEVATAKKGDGYTVQEGDYVLIQYHGVRVSNGEVFDSTWDRGGVPIAEQTTRFVEGFQKALVGQTVGSQVVAVIPPAEGYGEGEINEDDLVGETLVFVVDILGAQKAAATE from the coding sequence GTGCGCCTGCGTCCGATCGCCGCCCTGTCCACCGTCGCCATCGCGATGCTCCTGCTCGCGGGGTGCGGCAGTACGGCCGAACCCGACGCGTCAGAGACACCGTCGGCCTCGGACGATCTGTGCGCGGCGCTCCCCGATCCCGGCGAGGCATCGGACTCGGTCACGGTCGAGGGCGACCCGGGCACGCCGTCCACCGCGACCTTCACCGCACCGCTCGAGTTCACCGAGCCGCAGGTGACGATCGTCGCCGAGGGAGAGGGTGACCCGGTCGAGTCCGGCGACTTCATCTCGTACGCCTTCACCGCCTACAGCGCCGAGACCGGCGACGAGATCATCACGATCGGGTACGAGCCCGGCGAGGTCATGCCCTCGCAGGTGTCCGCCGAAAGCCCGCTCGGCCAGATCCTCGGCTGCCCGGCGCCCGGGCAGCGCGTGGTCGCCGCCCTCCCGGCATCCGAGACCGCCGACGCCGAGATCTACGTCTTCGACGTCCTCAGCACCGTCCCCACCGTCGCAACCGGCGAGCCGCAGGAGCTTTCCGAGGGGATGCCGGAGGTCACCGTCGCCGAGGACGGCGCGCCGTCGGTGACGATCGGCGACACCGGCACACCCGACGAGACCGAGGTCGCCACGGCCAAGAAGGGCGACGGCTACACCGTGCAGGAGGGCGACTACGTGCTGATCCAGTACCACGGCGTGCGCGTCTCGAACGGCGAGGTCTTCGACTCGACATGGGATCGGGGCGGAGTGCCGATCGCCGAGCAGACGACGCGCTTCGTCGAGGGGTTCCAGAAGGCGCTCGTCGGCCAGACCGTCGGCTCGCAGGTCGTGGCGGTGATCCCGCCCGCCGAAGGCTACGGCGAGGGTGAGATCAACGAAGACGACCTCGTCGGTGAGACGCTCGTGTTCGTCGTCGACATCCTCGGCGCGCAGAAGGCCGCGGCGACCGAGTGA
- a CDS encoding 1-acyl-sn-glycerol-3-phosphate acyltransferase has protein sequence MTDAQPPAPDEAPSASEELPRAGFLYYFVRWGIAPLARLIYRPHIEGRQNIPRTGPVILASNHLSFIDSFVIPTFAPRPVYYLAKSSYFDGTGVIGWLSRQFFTALGATPVQRGAGQAAMDALEQQKRLLESDRAIALYPEGTRSLDGRLYKGRTGVAFLALQTGAKVVPVGLAGTNEAMPVGAKWPKMRPRVTIRFGEPLDLSHHGTASSGKARRLATDEIMSAIHALSGQELANAYNEAPAQNPVERIRQALPHERR, from the coding sequence GTGACCGATGCGCAGCCGCCTGCCCCCGACGAGGCGCCCTCCGCCTCTGAGGAGCTGCCTCGGGCCGGATTCCTGTACTACTTCGTGCGGTGGGGCATCGCACCGCTGGCCCGGCTGATCTACCGTCCGCACATCGAAGGCCGGCAGAACATCCCCCGCACGGGACCGGTGATCCTCGCGAGCAACCACCTGTCGTTCATCGACTCGTTCGTGATTCCCACGTTCGCACCGCGCCCGGTCTACTACCTCGCGAAGTCGTCGTACTTCGACGGCACCGGTGTCATCGGGTGGCTCAGCCGGCAGTTCTTCACCGCGCTGGGGGCCACGCCCGTGCAGCGCGGCGCCGGCCAGGCGGCGATGGACGCGCTCGAACAGCAGAAGCGCCTGCTGGAGTCCGATCGTGCGATCGCGCTCTACCCCGAAGGCACCCGGTCGCTCGACGGCCGGCTGTACAAGGGCCGCACGGGCGTCGCCTTCCTCGCGCTGCAGACCGGCGCGAAGGTGGTGCCGGTCGGACTCGCCGGCACGAATGAGGCCATGCCGGTGGGTGCGAAGTGGCCGAAGATGCGCCCGCGGGTCACGATCCGGTTCGGTGAGCCACTCGACCTCTCGCATCACGGGACGGCGTCGTCGGGCAAGGCCCGGCGCCTGGCGACCGACGAGATCATGTCCGCGATCCACGCCCTGTCGGGGCAGGAGCTCGCGAACGCCTACAACGAGGCGCCGGCGCAGAACCCGGTCGAACGCATCCGGCAGGCCCTCCCGCACGAGCGCCGCTGA
- a CDS encoding OsmC family protein, whose product MIGEHHYGLRTTWTGNRGTGTSGYRDYDRAVTISIDGKPDLAASADKPFRGDPTRWNPEDLLLAALSECHLLSYLHACVTAGVVVVSYTDEATGTMALDGRGGGAFTEVTLRPRVEVETAEMMDAAIAAHAQANAWCFIANSVNFPVRHEPTVTVAGPTP is encoded by the coding sequence ATGATCGGCGAGCACCACTACGGGCTGAGGACCACCTGGACCGGCAACCGGGGCACCGGCACGAGCGGATACCGGGACTACGACCGTGCCGTGACGATCTCGATCGACGGCAAGCCCGACCTCGCGGCATCCGCCGACAAGCCCTTCCGCGGCGACCCGACCCGGTGGAACCCGGAAGACCTGCTGCTGGCCGCGCTGAGCGAATGCCACCTGCTCTCCTACCTGCACGCCTGCGTGACCGCGGGTGTGGTCGTCGTCTCGTACACCGACGAGGCCACCGGCACCATGGCCCTGGACGGGCGCGGCGGCGGCGCGTTCACCGAGGTCACGCTGCGGCCGCGGGTCGAGGTCGAGACCGCGGAGATGATGGATGCCGCGATCGCGGCGCACGCACAGGCCAATGCCTGGTGCTTCATCGCGAACTCGGTGAACTTCCCCGTGCGTCACGAGCCGACAGTCACCGTCGCGGGCCCGACGCCGTAG
- a CDS encoding asparaginase, producing the protein MAQTLSVSDAVELAVVERSGFIESRHAGAAIVLDPEGTPVLTLGGVDQPILPRSSLKPLQALACVTAGAALEDERLVLATGSHSGTDRHVAIVRDILDAAGVEESALGCPPAWPGDSATRDELIRELGQPDRLRMNCSGKHAAMLLACRASGWDTDGYLDPSHPLQLHIREVVERLTGAKTLATAVDGCGAPVYAMPLSALARAIHRIGTSSERSPFALHRSAGLLVQAVRAHPWAIDGPGRADTIAIESLGVFAKGGAEGVMVMVAPDGTTVALKILDGSGRAATVIALTLLVRIGALAAADVAQTLTRLPLTISGGGQDVGSIRPTV; encoded by the coding sequence GTGGCGCAGACACTCTCAGTCTCAGATGCAGTCGAGCTGGCCGTCGTCGAGCGCAGCGGATTCATCGAGTCCCGGCATGCCGGTGCCGCCATCGTCCTCGACCCCGAGGGCACGCCCGTGCTCACCCTCGGCGGGGTGGATCAGCCGATCCTCCCCCGGTCGAGCCTCAAGCCGCTGCAGGCCCTCGCGTGCGTGACCGCCGGGGCCGCGCTCGAGGACGAACGGCTCGTGCTGGCGACCGGCAGTCACTCCGGGACCGACCGGCACGTCGCGATCGTCCGGGACATCCTCGACGCGGCCGGTGTCGAGGAGTCGGCGCTGGGCTGTCCGCCGGCCTGGCCGGGCGATTCGGCCACGCGCGACGAGCTCATCCGCGAGCTCGGGCAGCCCGACCGCCTGCGCATGAACTGCTCGGGCAAGCACGCCGCCATGCTGCTGGCCTGCCGGGCGAGCGGGTGGGACACCGACGGCTACCTCGATCCGAGCCACCCCCTGCAACTGCACATCCGCGAGGTCGTCGAGCGGCTGACCGGAGCCAAGACGCTCGCCACGGCCGTCGACGGCTGCGGCGCGCCGGTGTACGCCATGCCGCTGTCGGCGCTGGCGCGCGCGATCCATCGCATCGGCACGTCGTCCGAGCGTTCGCCTTTCGCGCTGCACCGCAGCGCCGGACTGCTCGTGCAGGCCGTGCGCGCCCATCCATGGGCGATCGACGGTCCGGGCCGGGCCGACACGATCGCGATCGAGTCGCTCGGCGTCTTCGCCAAGGGCGGGGCCGAGGGCGTCATGGTGATGGTCGCGCCCGACGGCACGACCGTGGCGCTGAAGATCCTCGACGGCAGCGGGCGCGCCGCCACCGTCATCGCTCTCACCCTGCTCGTGCGCATCGGTGCCCTCGCGGCCGCCGACGTCGCGCAGACGCTCACCAGGCTTCCGCTGACCATATCCGGCGGCGGACAGGACGTCGGCTCCATCAGGCCGACCGTGTAG
- the ald gene encoding alanine dehydrogenase, giving the protein MRICVPTEVKNSEYRVALTPAGVHDLASAGHEVFVQRGAGLGSSMPDAEYEDAGATLLDDAAELWARAELLLKVKEPVESEYGYLREDLTLFAYLHLAADRPLTQRLVDARVTAIAYETVQGASGGLPLLAPMSEVAGRLAPTVGAATLLRSAGGRGLLMSGVPGTRPATVTVIGGGVAGANAAVIAAGLGADVTIFDTNIARLRLLDDHFRSRVKTAASNPLDLDAQVVASDMVIGSVLIPGAKAPKLVTNEMVSRMRPGSVLVDIAVDQGGCFEDSRPTTHADPTFTVHDTVFYCVANMPGAVPNTSTSALTNATMPYIRRIAALGWREALRTDAGLAAGLNAAGGAVVNEGVANAHDLPPTPVADALR; this is encoded by the coding sequence ATGAGGATCTGCGTTCCCACCGAGGTGAAGAACAGCGAGTACCGGGTGGCACTGACGCCGGCCGGCGTGCACGACCTCGCCTCGGCCGGGCATGAGGTGTTCGTACAGCGCGGGGCGGGCCTGGGGTCATCCATGCCGGACGCCGAGTACGAAGACGCCGGTGCCACTCTGCTCGATGATGCCGCCGAGCTCTGGGCACGGGCCGAACTGCTGCTGAAGGTCAAGGAACCCGTCGAGAGCGAGTACGGGTACCTCCGCGAGGACCTGACGCTGTTCGCCTACCTGCATCTGGCGGCCGACCGCCCGCTCACGCAGCGACTGGTCGATGCGCGCGTCACGGCCATCGCGTACGAGACGGTGCAGGGTGCGAGCGGCGGGCTGCCGCTGCTGGCGCCGATGAGCGAGGTCGCCGGGCGCCTGGCCCCGACCGTCGGCGCGGCCACGCTGCTGCGCTCGGCGGGTGGTCGCGGACTGCTCATGTCGGGTGTTCCGGGCACCAGACCGGCGACGGTCACGGTGATCGGCGGGGGCGTCGCCGGTGCCAACGCCGCCGTCATCGCCGCGGGACTCGGCGCCGACGTCACGATCTTCGACACCAACATCGCGCGCCTGCGGCTGCTGGACGATCACTTCCGGAGCCGGGTGAAGACGGCGGCGTCGAACCCGCTCGACCTGGACGCGCAGGTGGTGGCGAGCGACATGGTGATCGGCTCGGTGCTGATCCCCGGGGCGAAGGCGCCGAAGCTCGTCACCAACGAGATGGTCAGCCGCATGCGCCCCGGATCGGTGCTCGTCGACATCGCCGTCGACCAGGGCGGATGCTTCGAGGACAGCCGGCCCACCACCCACGCCGACCCGACCTTCACGGTGCACGACACAGTGTTCTACTGTGTGGCCAACATGCCCGGTGCGGTGCCGAACACGTCCACCTCGGCACTGACGAACGCGACGATGCCCTACATCCGGCGCATCGCGGCGCTGGGCTGGCGCGAGGCGCTGCGCACCGATGCGGGACTGGCCGCGGGGCTCAACGCCGCCGGCGGCGCGGTCGTCAACGAGGGCGTCGCGAACGCCCACGACCTCCCCCCGACGCCCGTGGCCGACGCGCTGCGCTGA